In one window of Streptomyces sp. FXJ1.172 DNA:
- a CDS encoding Ppx/GppA phosphatase family protein, producing MTRVAAVDCGTNSIRLLVADADTRTGDIVDLDRRMTIVRLGQGVDRTGRLAPQALQRTFAACREYAAVIKEHGAEKLRFVATSASRDAENRDEFVRGVLDILGVEPEVITGGQEAEFSFTGATRELIGRDDLTKPYLVVDIGGGSTEFVVGEEHVRAARSVDVGCVRMTERHLVLDGKVTDPPTEERIAAIRADIEAALDLAEQTVPLREAHTLVGLAGSVTSISAIAQDLPEYDSARIHHSRVSYDRVREITEWLLRSTHAERAAVPSLHPGRVDVIGAGALVLLAIMERIGAAEVVVSEHDILDGIAWSLA from the coding sequence GTGACCCGTGTCGCCGCCGTCGACTGCGGTACGAACTCCATCCGTCTGCTGGTCGCGGACGCGGACACCAGGACGGGCGACATCGTCGACCTGGACCGCCGGATGACGATCGTGCGGCTCGGCCAGGGGGTCGACCGCACCGGCCGGCTCGCGCCACAGGCGCTGCAGCGTACGTTCGCCGCCTGCCGCGAGTACGCCGCGGTCATCAAGGAGCACGGCGCCGAGAAGCTGCGCTTCGTCGCCACCTCCGCCTCCCGTGACGCCGAGAACCGCGACGAGTTCGTGCGCGGGGTGCTGGACATCCTCGGGGTCGAGCCGGAAGTGATCACGGGCGGGCAGGAGGCCGAGTTCTCCTTCACCGGCGCCACCAGGGAACTGATCGGCCGGGACGACCTGACCAAGCCGTATCTCGTCGTGGACATCGGCGGCGGCTCCACCGAGTTCGTCGTCGGCGAGGAGCACGTGCGGGCCGCGCGCTCGGTGGACGTCGGCTGTGTGCGGATGACCGAACGGCACCTGGTGCTGGACGGCAAGGTCACCGACCCGCCCACCGAGGAGCGGATCGCCGCCATAAGGGCCGACATCGAGGCCGCCCTGGACCTCGCGGAGCAGACCGTCCCGCTGCGCGAGGCGCACACCCTGGTGGGCCTCGCCGGTTCGGTCACGAGCATCTCGGCCATCGCCCAGGACCTGCCGGAGTACGACTCCGCGCGCATCCACCACTCCCGGGTCTCCTACGACCGCGTCCGTGAGATCACCGAGTGGCTGCTGCGCTCCACGCACGCCGAGCGTGCCGCGGTCCCGTCGCTGCACCCGGGCCGGGTCGACGTCATCGGGGCGGGCGCCCTCGTCCTGCTCGCGATCATGGAGCGGATCGGCGCCGCGGAGGTCGTGGTGAGCGAGCACGACATCCTCGACGGAATCGCCTGGTCGCTGGCGTAG
- a CDS encoding FtsB family cell division protein, whose translation MAVRDRDRFSTATRLRLLGEQTAARVYRSQTKRQARRSRLTGRAALLALVLCSMIVALAYPMRQYVTQRAQISDLQRQQQQARKRVEQLRDLKARWQDDSYAEQQIRRRLHYVMPGETGYVVVDPGTARQSRTDLRAAQRPWYANVWDGVDKSDASDQ comes from the coding sequence ATGGCCGTCAGGGACCGGGACCGTTTCTCCACCGCGACCAGGCTGCGGCTGCTCGGCGAGCAGACGGCCGCCCGGGTCTACCGCTCCCAGACCAAGCGGCAGGCCCGCCGCTCCCGGCTCACCGGCCGCGCCGCGCTGCTCGCGCTGGTGCTGTGCTCGATGATCGTCGCGCTGGCCTATCCGATGCGCCAGTACGTCACCCAGCGCGCGCAGATCTCCGACCTCCAGCGGCAGCAGCAGCAGGCCCGCAAACGCGTCGAGCAGCTGCGCGACCTCAAGGCGCGCTGGCAGGACGACTCCTATGCCGAGCAGCAGATCCGGCGCAGGCTGCATTATGTGATGCCGGGGGAGACCGGGTACGTGGTCGTCGACCCCGGCACGGCCAGGCAGTCCCGCACCGACCTGAGGGCCGCCCAGCGGCCGTGGTACGCCAATGTCTGGGACGGGGTCGACAAGTCCGACGCCTCCGACCAGTGA
- a CDS encoding LysM peptidoglycan-binding domain-containing protein, producing MLFSGKGKHRRPSKAVRVVALAGVTGAAVAAPLMAAGNASAATASEWDTVAQCESGGNWSINTGNGFFGGLQFTASTWAAYGGTQYAAQANQATKAQQIAVAEKVLASQGKGAWPVCGTGLSSAAYNGSAPTTSSKTTSSSTGAATRSTDQQAANRSAERTAPSAAKTVTTPTGKKVKKGDGEYKVVKGDSLSSIAEKHHVQGGWQKLFKLNKDIVEDANLIYPGQQLHLK from the coding sequence ATGCTGTTCTCCGGCAAGGGCAAGCACCGCCGCCCGTCCAAGGCCGTCCGCGTCGTCGCACTCGCCGGTGTCACCGGCGCCGCCGTGGCCGCCCCGCTGATGGCGGCCGGCAACGCCTCCGCCGCCACCGCCTCCGAGTGGGACACGGTCGCCCAGTGCGAGTCGGGTGGCAACTGGTCCATCAATACCGGCAACGGCTTCTTCGGCGGCCTGCAGTTCACCGCCTCCACCTGGGCCGCGTACGGCGGCACGCAGTACGCCGCGCAGGCCAACCAGGCCACCAAGGCGCAGCAGATCGCCGTCGCCGAGAAGGTCCTCGCCTCGCAGGGCAAGGGCGCCTGGCCGGTCTGCGGCACGGGCCTGTCCTCCGCCGCCTACAACGGCTCCGCCCCCACCACCTCGTCGAAGACCACCTCGTCGAGCACGGGTGCGGCCACCCGCTCCACCGACCAGCAGGCCGCCAACCGCTCCGCCGAGCGCACGGCCCCGTCGGCGGCCAAGACCGTCACCACCCCGACCGGCAAGAAGGTCAAGAAGGGCGACGGCGAGTACAAGGTCGTCAAGGGCGACAGCCTCAGCTCCATCGCCGAGAAGCACCACGTGCAGGGCGGCTGGCAGAAGCTGTTCAAGCTGAACAAGGACATCGTCGAGGACGCCAACCTCATCTACCCGGGCCAGCAGCTGCACCTGAAGTGA
- a CDS encoding DUF501 domain-containing protein gives METPPPPTERTEPTDADVEAFKQQLGRPPRGLRAIAHRCPCGQPDVVETAPRLPDGTPFPTLYYLTCPKASSAIGTLEANGVMKEMTERLQSDPELAAAYRAAHEDYIRRRDEIEELKGFPSAGGMPDRVKCLHVLVAHSLAAGPGVNPLGDEALAMLPEWWRKGACVTLAEDAEDTKDTEQTQGDEK, from the coding sequence ATGGAAACGCCCCCGCCGCCCACCGAGCGCACCGAGCCCACCGACGCGGACGTCGAGGCCTTCAAGCAGCAGCTGGGCCGCCCGCCGCGGGGCCTTCGGGCCATCGCGCACCGCTGCCCCTGCGGCCAGCCGGACGTCGTGGAGACGGCGCCGCGGCTGCCCGACGGCACGCCCTTCCCGACGCTGTATTACCTGACGTGCCCGAAGGCGTCCTCCGCCATCGGCACGCTGGAGGCGAACGGCGTGATGAAGGAGATGACCGAGCGGCTGCAGAGCGACCCGGAGCTGGCCGCCGCCTACCGGGCCGCGCACGAGGACTACATCCGGCGCCGGGACGAGATCGAGGAGCTGAAGGGCTTCCCGAGCGCGGGCGGCATGCCGGACCGGGTCAAGTGCCTGCACGTCCTGGTCGCCCACTCGCTGGCCGCCGGCCCGGGCGTGAACCCGCTCGGCGACGAGGCGCTGGCGATGCTGCCGGAGTGGTGGCGCAAGGGCGCGTGCGTGACGCTCGCCGAGGACGCCGAGGACACCAAGGACACCGAGCAGACCCAGGGGGACGAGAAGTGA
- the eno gene encoding phosphopyruvate hydratase, with protein MLVPSIDVVVAREILDSRGNPTVEVEVGLDDGSTGRAAVPSGASTGAFEAIELRDGDPNRYLGKGVEKAVLAVIEQIGPELVGYDATEQRLIDQAMFDLDATDNKGSLGANAILGVSLAVAHAASEASDLPLFRYLGGPNAHLLPVPMMNILNGGSHADSNVDIQEFMIAPIGAESFSEALRWGAEVYHTLKKVLKNKGLSTGLGDEGGFAPNLESNRAALDLILEAIKQAGYVPGEQIALALDVAASEFYKDGKYEFEGKSRSAAEMTEYYEELVSAYPLVSIEDPLFEDDWAGWKVITDKLGDKVQLVGDDLFVTNPERLARGIEEGTANALLVKVNQIGSLTETLDAVELAQRSGFKCMMSHRSGETEDVTIADLAVATNCGQIKTGAPARSERVAKYNQLLRIEEILDDAAVYAGRSAFPRFKG; from the coding sequence ATGCTCGTGCCGTCCATCGACGTCGTCGTAGCCCGGGAAATCCTGGACTCCCGAGGCAACCCCACGGTCGAGGTCGAGGTCGGCCTCGACGACGGCAGCACGGGTCGTGCCGCCGTCCCGTCCGGCGCCTCGACCGGTGCCTTCGAGGCCATCGAGCTGCGCGACGGTGACCCGAACCGCTACCTGGGCAAGGGCGTGGAGAAGGCGGTCCTCGCCGTCATCGAGCAGATCGGCCCGGAGCTGGTCGGCTACGACGCCACCGAGCAGCGCCTGATCGACCAGGCCATGTTCGACCTGGACGCCACCGACAACAAGGGCTCCCTCGGCGCCAACGCCATCCTCGGCGTCTCCCTCGCCGTCGCCCACGCCGCCTCCGAGGCCAGCGACCTCCCCCTCTTCCGCTACCTGGGCGGCCCGAACGCGCACCTGCTGCCGGTGCCGATGATGAACATCCTGAACGGCGGCTCGCACGCCGACTCCAACGTGGACATCCAGGAGTTCATGATCGCCCCGATCGGCGCGGAGTCCTTCTCCGAGGCGCTGCGCTGGGGTGCCGAGGTCTACCACACGCTGAAGAAGGTCCTGAAGAACAAGGGCCTGTCCACCGGCCTCGGCGACGAGGGCGGCTTCGCCCCGAACCTCGAGTCCAACCGTGCCGCCCTCGACCTCATCCTCGAGGCCATCAAGCAGGCCGGGTACGTCCCCGGTGAGCAGATCGCGCTCGCGCTCGACGTCGCCGCGTCCGAGTTCTACAAGGACGGCAAGTACGAGTTCGAGGGCAAGTCCCGCTCGGCCGCCGAGATGACCGAGTACTACGAGGAGCTTGTCTCCGCGTACCCGCTGGTCTCCATCGAGGACCCGCTGTTCGAGGACGACTGGGCCGGCTGGAAGGTCATCACCGACAAGCTCGGCGACAAGGTCCAGCTGGTCGGCGACGACCTGTTCGTCACCAACCCCGAGCGCCTCGCCCGCGGCATCGAGGAGGGCACCGCCAACGCCCTGCTCGTGAAGGTGAACCAGATCGGTTCGCTGACCGAGACCCTGGACGCCGTCGAGCTGGCCCAGCGCAGCGGCTTCAAGTGCATGATGTCCCACCGCTCCGGCGAGACCGAGGACGTCACCATCGCCGACCTCGCCGTCGCCACCAACTGCGGCCAGATCAAGACCGGCGCCCCGGCCCGCTCCGAGCGCGTCGCCAAGTACAACCAGCTGCTGCGCATCGAGGAGATCCTCGACGACGCCGCGGTGTACGCCGGCCGCAGCGCGTTCCCCCGCTTCAAGGGCTGA